The Enterobacter asburiae genome window below encodes:
- the phnO gene encoding aminoalkylphosphonate N-acetyltransferase, which yields MPDCQLRPATADDAQIVYALICELKQAEFDHQAFHAGFLANLQDRNMRYQLAQREGQVIGMIGLHMQFHLHHARWIGEIQELVVMPQARGLKVGSQLLAWAEEVARQAGAELTELSTSVKRTDAHRFYVREGYTQSHFRFTKPL from the coding sequence ATGCCTGACTGCCAGCTTCGCCCCGCTACTGCCGACGATGCGCAGATTGTCTATGCCCTGATCTGCGAACTGAAGCAGGCAGAGTTCGACCATCAGGCGTTCCACGCCGGGTTTCTTGCCAATCTGCAGGATCGCAACATGCGCTACCAGCTTGCGCAGAGAGAGGGACAGGTCATCGGCATGATCGGTCTGCACATGCAGTTTCACCTCCATCACGCGCGCTGGATCGGCGAGATCCAGGAGCTGGTGGTGATGCCGCAGGCGCGCGGGTTAAAGGTGGGCAGTCAGCTGCTGGCCTGGGCGGAAGAGGTGGCGCGACAGGCCGGCGCGGAGCTGACCGAACTTTCCACCAGCGTGAAGCGCACCGACGCGCACCGTTTTTACGTTCGTGAAGGATACACGCAGAGCCATTTCCGATTCACCAAACCGCTGTAG
- the yjdP gene encoding DDRRRQL repeat protein YjdP, with protein MKRYSTALLFGLLSLTSQLAHADIVDDAIGNIQQAINDAYNPSSSRSSDDDDRYDRSRQIDSRQYDDRRRQLEDRRRRLDERQRQLDDDRRRLEEDERRLEDDYDRG; from the coding sequence ATGAAACGTTACTCAACTGCTCTGTTATTCGGTCTGCTGTCACTCACCAGCCAGCTGGCTCATGCTGATATTGTTGATGATGCTATTGGCAACATTCAGCAGGCAATCAACGATGCCTATAACCCCAGCAGCAGCCGCAGCAGCGATGATGACGATCGTTATGACCGCAGCCGTCAAATCGACAGCCGCCAGTACGACGATCGCCGTCGGCAGCTTGAAGACAGACGTCGCCGTCTCGACGAGCGTCAGCGTCAGCTGGATGACGATCGTCGTCGGTTAGAAGAGGATGAGCGCAGGTTAGAGGACGATTACGATCGAGGTTAA
- a CDS encoding ATP-binding protein yields MPSRPPFFASARGRLLIFNLLVVAVTLMVSGVAVLGFRHASQIQEQVQQQTLDDMTGSMNLARDTANVATAAVRLSQVVGALEYKGEAERLKQTQMALRRSLEQLADAPLAQQEPALVARIIQRSNELQQSVTEMLERGQRRHLERNALLSSLYQSQSYLRHLQDINRRYDSNVPDAQQLMEMDRLIAAAIDTPSPRATVQQLDAVAAALPRSAVQPVVKGVLPDFNAELGKLAPLSKQLEESDLAISWYMFHIKALVAILNSDINQYVGQVAQASRLRTAQSHHELQSISVFISFFAVLALIITGCACWYIYRNLASNLTAISRAMSRLAHGEQDVSVPALQRRDELGELARAFNVFARNTASLEHTTRLLKEKTTQMEIDRVERQGLEEALLHSQKMKAVGQLTGGLAHDFNNLLAVIIGSLELTDPESKDAPRITRALKAAERGALLTQRLLAFSRKQSLTPHAVEMLPLLENLRELLRHSLPATLTLEIEAQTPAWPAWIDVSQLENAIINLVMNARDAMEGQSGVIKIRTWNQRVTRSDGRRQDMVALEVIDRGSGMSQEVKSRVFEPFFTTKQTGSGSGLGLSMVYGFVRQSGGRVEIESAPGQGTTVRLHLPRSVLPAAADDEALSATASVDSERLVLVLEDEADVRQTLCEQLHQLGYLTLEADNGEQALNMLEASPDIGMFISDLMLPGSLSGAEVINHVRSHYPQLPVLLISGQDLRPAHNPQLPDVQLLRKPFTRVQLAQALRKVMVI; encoded by the coding sequence ATGCCATCACGCCCCCCCTTTTTCGCCAGCGCCCGCGGCCGCCTGCTGATTTTTAATCTGCTGGTGGTCGCCGTGACGCTGATGGTGAGCGGCGTGGCGGTGCTCGGCTTTCGTCACGCCAGCCAGATCCAGGAGCAGGTTCAGCAGCAAACGCTGGACGATATGACCGGAAGCATGAACCTGGCCCGCGATACCGCCAACGTGGCGACGGCGGCGGTGCGGCTTTCACAGGTGGTCGGGGCGCTGGAGTACAAAGGCGAAGCCGAGCGCCTGAAGCAGACGCAAATGGCGCTGCGCCGCTCGCTGGAACAGCTTGCGGATGCGCCGCTGGCGCAGCAGGAGCCGGCGCTGGTGGCGCGCATTATTCAACGAAGCAATGAGCTACAGCAGAGCGTGACGGAGATGCTTGAGCGCGGCCAGCGCCGCCATCTGGAGCGTAACGCGCTGCTGAGCTCGCTGTACCAAAGCCAGAGCTACCTGCGTCATTTGCAGGACATCAACCGCCGTTACGACAGCAACGTGCCGGATGCGCAGCAGCTGATGGAGATGGACCGGCTGATCGCCGCCGCCATCGACACCCCTTCGCCGCGCGCGACCGTTCAGCAGCTGGACGCCGTGGCCGCAGCGCTGCCCCGGAGTGCCGTACAGCCGGTCGTGAAGGGGGTTCTGCCAGATTTTAATGCCGAGTTAGGCAAGCTCGCCCCGCTGTCGAAGCAGCTGGAAGAGAGCGATCTGGCGATAAGCTGGTATATGTTCCACATCAAGGCGCTGGTGGCGATCCTCAACAGCGATATTAATCAGTACGTCGGGCAGGTGGCGCAGGCCTCCCGCCTTCGCACGGCCCAGAGCCATCACGAGCTGCAGTCCATCAGCGTGTTTATCAGCTTCTTCGCCGTGCTGGCGCTGATCATCACCGGGTGCGCCTGCTGGTATATCTACCGCAATCTGGCCTCTAACCTGACGGCGATTTCCCGGGCGATGTCGCGCCTTGCTCACGGCGAGCAGGATGTCTCCGTTCCCGCTCTCCAGCGGCGCGATGAGCTGGGCGAGCTGGCGCGCGCGTTTAACGTTTTTGCCCGCAATACCGCCTCGCTTGAGCACACCACGCGCCTGCTGAAAGAGAAAACCACGCAGATGGAGATCGACCGCGTTGAGCGTCAGGGGCTGGAAGAGGCGCTGCTGCACAGCCAGAAGATGAAGGCGGTTGGACAGCTGACCGGCGGGCTGGCGCATGATTTTAACAACCTGCTGGCGGTGATCATCGGCAGCCTTGAGCTCACCGACCCCGAATCGAAAGACGCGCCGCGCATTACCCGGGCGCTGAAGGCGGCCGAGCGTGGTGCCTTACTGACGCAGCGCCTGCTGGCGTTTTCCCGCAAGCAGTCCCTGACGCCGCATGCGGTAGAGATGCTGCCGCTGCTGGAGAACCTCCGGGAACTGTTGCGCCACTCCCTGCCTGCCACCCTGACCCTGGAGATTGAAGCGCAAACCCCGGCCTGGCCCGCCTGGATTGACGTCAGCCAGCTGGAAAACGCCATCATCAACCTGGTGATGAACGCGCGCGATGCGATGGAAGGGCAAAGCGGGGTGATTAAAATCCGGACCTGGAATCAGCGCGTCACCCGCAGCGACGGGCGCAGGCAGGATATGGTGGCGCTGGAGGTGATTGACCGCGGCAGCGGCATGTCGCAGGAGGTGAAATCCCGGGTCTTTGAACCGTTCTTCACCACCAAGCAGACCGGAAGCGGAAGCGGGTTAGGCCTGTCGATGGTCTACGGCTTTGTCCGCCAGTCCGGCGGTCGCGTGGAAATTGAAAGCGCGCCGGGGCAGGGAACGACCGTCCGGCTTCATCTCCCGCGCTCCGTGCTGCCCGCCGCGGCGGACGATGAAGCGCTGTCAGCCACCGCCTCCGTCGATAGCGAGCGGCTGGTTCTGGTGCTGGAAGATGAAGCCGATGTTCGGCAGACCCTGTGCGAGCAGCTGCATCAGCTCGGCTACCTGACGCTGGAAGCAGACAACGGCGAACAGGCGCTGAATATGCTGGAGGCTTCACCGGATATTGGCATGTTTATCAGCGACCTGATGCTGCCCGGCAGCCTCAGCGGCGCCGAGGTGATTAACCATGTGCGCAGCCATTACCCGCAGCTTCCGGTGCTGCTGATCAGCGGCCAGGATCTACGGCCCGCGCATAACCCTCAGCTGCCGGACGTCCAGCTACTGCGCAAGCCGTTTACGCGGGTGCAGCTGGCGCAGGCGCTGCGCAAGGTCATGGTAATTTGA
- a CDS encoding sugar ABC transporter ATP-binding protein has translation MSRTPVLEMRSIAKTFGSFHALKGVDLTVFPGEIHALMGENGAGKSTLMKILAGAYTATSGEILIDGQPFHIKGPKDALAAGITLIYQEMQLAPNLTVAENIFLGSELSRGGMVQRKEMAAQAQAVIERLGAQFNATDLVMKLTIAEQQQVEIARALHRNSRILVMDEPTAALSSRETHRLFELIWRLRDEGMAIIYISHRMAEVYELSDRVSVLRDGQYVGSLTRDKLNASELVRMMVGRPLSDLFNKERDIPLGSPRLNVHHLTDGKKVQPCSLQVRSGEIVGLAGLVGAGRSELAQLIFGVRKATGGMIEVDGEPVVIHSPRAAIENGIGFLTENRKEQGLFLELAAQENITMATLERDATFGMLNRKKAQSISDDAIALLNIRVPHSQVRAGGLSGGNQQKLLISRWVAIGPRILILDEPTRGVDVGAKSEIYRIINQMARKGVAILMISSELPEVVGMSDRVYVMREGSIAGELHGRDISQENIMTLATGVNDTHHQAVQS, from the coding sequence ATGAGCAGAACCCCGGTATTAGAGATGCGCAGCATTGCCAAAACGTTTGGCAGTTTCCACGCGCTCAAGGGTGTGGATTTGACGGTCTTCCCCGGAGAGATCCACGCGCTGATGGGCGAAAACGGCGCGGGAAAAAGCACGCTGATGAAAATTCTCGCGGGAGCCTATACCGCCACCAGCGGTGAGATCCTGATCGACGGTCAACCGTTTCACATCAAAGGGCCGAAAGATGCGCTGGCCGCAGGCATTACCCTGATTTATCAGGAGATGCAGCTCGCGCCCAATCTGACCGTTGCCGAAAATATCTTTCTTGGCAGCGAGCTGTCGCGCGGCGGGATGGTGCAGCGCAAAGAGATGGCCGCCCAGGCGCAGGCGGTGATTGAGCGCCTCGGCGCACAGTTCAATGCTACCGATCTGGTGATGAAGCTGACCATCGCCGAGCAGCAGCAGGTGGAAATCGCCCGCGCGCTGCACCGCAACAGCCGCATTCTGGTGATGGATGAACCCACCGCCGCCCTCTCCTCGCGGGAAACGCATCGCCTGTTTGAATTGATTTGGCGCCTGCGCGATGAAGGGATGGCGATCATCTATATCAGCCACCGCATGGCGGAAGTGTATGAACTTTCTGATCGCGTCAGCGTTCTGCGCGACGGTCAGTACGTCGGCAGCCTGACGCGCGACAAGCTAAACGCCTCCGAGCTGGTGCGCATGATGGTGGGCCGCCCGTTAAGCGACCTGTTCAACAAAGAGCGTGATATTCCCCTCGGCAGCCCGCGTCTCAACGTCCACCACCTTACCGACGGTAAAAAAGTACAGCCGTGCAGCCTGCAGGTACGTTCCGGCGAAATCGTCGGGCTGGCGGGCCTGGTCGGGGCCGGACGCTCCGAGCTGGCGCAGCTTATATTCGGCGTGCGTAAAGCCACCGGCGGCATGATTGAGGTCGACGGCGAGCCGGTGGTGATCCACTCCCCGCGTGCGGCCATCGAAAACGGCATCGGTTTTCTCACCGAAAACCGCAAGGAGCAGGGGCTGTTTCTGGAGCTGGCGGCGCAGGAAAACATCACCATGGCGACGCTGGAGCGCGACGCGACCTTCGGCATGCTAAACCGCAAAAAAGCGCAGTCGATTTCCGATGACGCTATCGCCCTGCTCAACATCCGCGTACCCCATTCGCAGGTGCGCGCGGGCGGGCTGTCAGGCGGCAATCAGCAAAAGCTGCTGATCTCCCGCTGGGTGGCCATCGGCCCGCGCATTCTGATCCTGGACGAACCCACGCGCGGCGTGGACGTTGGCGCGAAAAGCGAGATCTACCGCATCATTAACCAGATGGCGCGCAAAGGGGTGGCGATTTTAATGATCTCCAGCGAGCTGCCGGAAGTGGTAGGCATGAGCGACCGGGTGTACGTGATGCGGGAAGGCAGTATTGCGGGTGAACTCCACGGGCGCGACATCTCTCAGGAAAACATTATGACGCTGGCAACCGGCGTGAACGACACTCATCATCAGGCGGTGCAATCATGA
- a CDS encoding ABC transporter permease subunit, with protein MTTPTHPQQVAKSASAKKLLMSDLMQTVGILPILILIVAVFGFIAPNFFTESNLLNITRQASINIVLAAGMTFIILTGGIDLSVGSILGTTAVAAMVVSLIPEFAMLSIPAALMLGMVLGLFNGALVAFAGLPPFIVTLGTYTALRGAAYLLADGTTVINSNISFEWIGNNYLGPIPWLVVIALAVIAICWFILRRTTLGVHIYAVGGNMQAARLTGIKVWLVLLFVYGMSGLLSGLGGVMSASRLYSANGNLGTGYELDAIAAVILGGTSFVGGIGTITGTLVGALIIATLNNGMTLMGVSYFWQLVIKGAVIIIAVLIDKYRTRHHQSA; from the coding sequence ATGACAACTCCAACCCATCCGCAGCAGGTGGCGAAATCCGCCTCCGCCAAAAAATTGCTGATGAGCGATCTGATGCAAACGGTCGGCATCCTGCCGATTCTTATCCTGATTGTGGCGGTATTTGGCTTTATCGCCCCAAACTTCTTCACCGAGAGCAACCTGCTCAACATTACCCGTCAGGCGTCGATCAACATCGTGCTGGCAGCGGGAATGACCTTCATCATTTTAACCGGCGGGATTGACCTCTCCGTGGGCTCGATTCTCGGCACTACGGCGGTAGCGGCGATGGTGGTCTCGCTTATCCCTGAATTCGCCATGCTCTCCATTCCGGCCGCACTGATGCTCGGCATGGTGCTGGGCCTGTTCAACGGCGCGCTGGTGGCCTTTGCCGGGCTGCCGCCTTTTATCGTGACGCTCGGCACCTATACGGCGCTGCGCGGCGCGGCGTATCTGCTGGCGGACGGCACGACGGTCATTAACTCCAACATCAGCTTCGAGTGGATCGGCAATAACTACCTCGGCCCGATTCCGTGGCTGGTGGTGATCGCGCTGGCGGTCATTGCTATCTGCTGGTTCATCCTGCGCCGCACCACGCTCGGCGTCCACATCTACGCGGTGGGCGGCAACATGCAGGCGGCGCGACTGACCGGCATTAAGGTCTGGCTGGTGCTGCTGTTCGTGTACGGCATGAGCGGCCTGCTCTCCGGGCTTGGCGGAGTGATGAGCGCCTCGCGCCTCTACAGCGCCAACGGCAACCTCGGCACGGGCTACGAGCTGGATGCGATTGCGGCGGTGATCCTCGGCGGCACCAGCTTCGTCGGCGGGATCGGCACGATCACCGGCACGCTGGTTGGCGCGCTGATCATCGCCACCCTCAACAACGGCATGACGCTGATGGGCGTCTCCTACTTCTGGCAACTGGTGATCAAAGGGGCGGTGATCATCATAGCGGTGCTGATCGACAAATACCGTACCCGACACCATCAAAGTGCATAA
- a CDS encoding ABC transporter substrate-binding protein, with amino-acid sequence MRLKPLVTALCAGALLAATPFAQAKDLKSIGVTVGDLANPFFVQITKGAELEARKLAGDNVKVTLVSSGYDLGQQVAQIDNFIAAKVDMIILNAADSKGIGPAVKRAKDAGIVVVAVDVAAEGADATITSDNTQAGEMACKYITDRLKGKGNVVIINGPPVSAVQNRVEGCQTEFKKHPDIKVLSDNQNAKGSREGGLEVMTSLLAANPKIDGVFAINDPTAIGADLAAKQAQRNEFFIVGVDGSPDGEEALKRENSLFVATPAQDPQVMAAKAVEIGYDILQGKPAPKAPVLIPVTMIDKKNVGTYKGWTVK; translated from the coding sequence ATGCGTTTGAAACCGTTAGTGACCGCGCTCTGTGCTGGCGCGCTGCTTGCCGCAACGCCGTTTGCGCAGGCAAAAGATCTGAAGTCCATCGGCGTGACGGTGGGCGACCTGGCCAACCCGTTCTTCGTGCAGATCACCAAAGGTGCCGAGCTGGAAGCGCGCAAGCTGGCTGGCGATAACGTCAAGGTGACGCTGGTCTCCAGCGGTTACGATCTGGGCCAGCAGGTGGCGCAGATCGACAACTTTATTGCTGCGAAGGTGGACATGATCATCCTCAATGCCGCGGATTCCAAAGGGATCGGCCCGGCGGTGAAGCGCGCGAAGGACGCAGGGATCGTGGTCGTTGCGGTTGACGTGGCGGCGGAAGGGGCGGATGCGACCATCACCTCCGATAACACCCAGGCGGGCGAAATGGCCTGTAAGTACATTACCGATCGCCTGAAAGGCAAAGGCAACGTGGTGATCATTAACGGACCACCGGTCTCTGCGGTGCAAAACCGCGTGGAAGGCTGCCAGACGGAATTCAAAAAACATCCGGATATCAAGGTACTCTCGGATAACCAAAACGCCAAAGGCAGTCGTGAAGGCGGTCTGGAAGTCATGACCTCCCTGCTGGCGGCCAATCCGAAGATCGACGGCGTGTTTGCGATTAACGATCCGACCGCGATCGGCGCCGATCTGGCCGCGAAACAGGCTCAGCGCAACGAGTTCTTTATCGTCGGCGTGGATGGCAGCCCGGACGGTGAAGAAGCGCTGAAGCGGGAAAACTCGCTGTTTGTCGCGACCCCGGCGCAGGATCCGCAGGTGATGGCGGCAAAAGCGGTGGAGATCGGCTATGACATTCTACAGGGCAAACCTGCGCCGAAAGCGCCGGTGCTGATCCCGGTGACGATGATCGATAAAAAGAACGTCGGCACGTATAAGGGCTGGACGGTTAAATGA
- a CDS encoding D-lyxose/D-mannose isomerase yields MKRSDINEILGHTRQFFSMHDVHLPPFASFPPTKWQQLDQAAWQEVFDLKLGWDVTAFGGNSFAAEGLTLFTLRNGSPNGVPYEKCYAEKIMHVRDGQVTPLHFHWRKREDIINRGGGNLIIELWNAGAHEETENTDVTVTVDGCRQTHAPGSQLRLMPGESICLTPGLYHSFWGERGFGDVLVGEVSSVNDDEHDNHFLQPVARYNNIQEDEPALLVLCNEYNLFRI; encoded by the coding sequence ATGAAACGCTCCGACATCAATGAAATTCTCGGCCACACGCGACAGTTCTTTTCCATGCACGACGTGCATCTCCCGCCGTTTGCCAGCTTTCCGCCCACAAAATGGCAGCAGCTTGACCAGGCCGCATGGCAGGAGGTATTCGACCTCAAGCTCGGCTGGGACGTGACGGCGTTCGGCGGCAACAGCTTTGCCGCCGAGGGCCTGACGCTGTTTACCTTGCGCAACGGCTCGCCCAACGGCGTGCCTTATGAAAAGTGCTATGCCGAAAAAATTATGCACGTGCGCGACGGCCAGGTGACGCCGTTGCATTTTCACTGGCGCAAGCGGGAAGACATCATCAACCGGGGCGGCGGAAATCTGATTATTGAGTTATGGAATGCCGGAGCGCATGAAGAAACGGAAAACACCGACGTGACGGTCACCGTCGACGGCTGCCGTCAGACCCACGCGCCCGGCAGCCAGCTGCGCCTCATGCCAGGGGAAAGCATCTGTCTGACACCCGGTCTGTACCACAGCTTCTGGGGCGAACGCGGCTTCGGCGACGTGCTGGTTGGGGAGGTGTCATCGGTAAACGACGACGAGCACGATAACCACTTTTTGCAGCCCGTTGCCCGCTATAACAACATCCAAGAAGACGAACCGGCGCTGCTGGTGCTGTGCAACGAGTACAACCTGTTCCGGATATAA
- a CDS encoding ketose 1,6-bisphosphate aldolase gives MPLISLADGLEHARAHRYALGAFNVLDSHFLRALFAAAKQERSPFIINIAEVHFKYVSLDSLVEAVKFEAARHDIPVVLNLDHGLHFEAVVRALRLGFSSVMFDGSMLSYEENIRQTREVVKMCHAVGVSVEAELGAVGGDEGGALYGHADEAFFTDPQLAREFVDSTGIDALAVAIGNAHGKYKGEPKLDFPRLDAIRQQTGLPLVLHGGSGISDADFRRAIELGIHKINFYTGMSQAALAAVEQRMANRQPLYDEFAELLLGIEEAITDTVAEQMRIFGSAGQA, from the coding sequence ATGCCATTGATCTCTCTTGCCGACGGTCTGGAGCACGCCAGGGCGCATCGCTACGCGCTGGGCGCGTTTAACGTGCTCGACTCCCACTTCCTGCGCGCGCTGTTCGCCGCCGCGAAGCAGGAACGCTCGCCGTTTATCATCAACATCGCCGAAGTGCATTTTAAGTACGTCTCCCTGGATTCGCTTGTCGAAGCGGTGAAGTTCGAGGCCGCCCGCCACGATATTCCCGTGGTGCTCAATCTTGACCACGGCCTGCATTTCGAGGCGGTGGTGCGCGCCCTGCGCTTAGGGTTCAGCTCGGTGATGTTCGACGGCTCTATGCTGAGCTATGAGGAGAACATTCGCCAGACGCGGGAAGTGGTGAAGATGTGCCACGCGGTCGGCGTGTCGGTGGAAGCGGAGCTCGGCGCGGTCGGTGGCGATGAAGGCGGCGCGCTGTACGGGCATGCGGATGAAGCGTTCTTTACCGACCCGCAGCTGGCGCGCGAATTTGTCGATTCAACCGGCATCGACGCGCTGGCGGTTGCCATCGGCAACGCGCACGGTAAATACAAGGGCGAGCCGAAACTCGATTTCCCACGCCTGGACGCCATTCGCCAGCAGACGGGGCTGCCGCTGGTTTTACACGGCGGCTCCGGGATTAGCGATGCCGACTTCCGCCGCGCCATCGAGCTCGGCATTCATAAAATCAACTTCTACACCGGCATGTCGCAGGCCGCACTCGCCGCCGTGGAGCAGCGCATGGCGAACCGTCAGCCGCTGTACGATGAGTTTGCCGAGCTGCTGCTGGGGATAGAAGAGGCGATTACCGATACGGTCGCCGAACAGATGCGCATCTTCGGCAGCGCGGGGCAGGCATAA
- a CDS encoding carbohydrate kinase family protein, whose protein sequence is MERKGIIAAGNMLVDHVHQVVQWPERGWLAEITHSERSTGGAPLNVLLTLAKMHVGLPLQAVGLIGEDGDGDYILAMLDQYHVNRQRVQRTTFAPTSMSQVMTDPSGQRTFFHSPGANRLLDLPAFDRLDGSMKIFHLGYLLLLDSLDMPDDEFGTRSARLLAQMRDQGYETSLDLVSRKGDPRYQPLVLPALRHLDYLVINELEAGEFSGLEMRDGSDVLNIAHIADAATQLLAAGVRQRVVIHCPEGAWGEAPGEQGRWIPSWLLEQKDIVGSVGAGDAFCAGFLYGCHESLPLTESIYLAHACARASLLAANAIDGAKTLAELRLFIKENT, encoded by the coding sequence ATGGAACGTAAAGGCATCATCGCCGCAGGCAACATGCTGGTGGATCACGTCCACCAGGTCGTGCAGTGGCCGGAGCGCGGCTGGCTGGCGGAAATTACCCACAGCGAACGCTCAACTGGCGGCGCGCCGCTCAACGTGCTGCTGACGCTGGCAAAAATGCACGTTGGCCTGCCGCTACAGGCGGTGGGGCTGATTGGCGAAGACGGCGACGGGGATTACATTCTGGCGATGCTTGACCAGTACCACGTCAACCGCCAGCGGGTTCAGCGCACCACCTTTGCCCCGACCTCCATGTCGCAGGTGATGACCGATCCCAGTGGACAGCGCACCTTCTTCCACTCGCCGGGCGCCAACCGCCTGCTGGATCTTCCCGCCTTCGATCGCTTAGACGGATCGATGAAGATCTTCCATCTCGGCTACCTGCTGCTGCTCGACAGCCTGGATATGCCCGATGACGAGTTTGGTACCCGCAGCGCGCGCCTGCTGGCGCAGATGCGCGACCAGGGGTATGAAACGTCGCTCGATCTGGTTTCCCGCAAGGGCGACCCGCGCTACCAGCCGCTGGTGCTCCCTGCCCTGCGCCATCTTGATTATCTGGTGATTAACGAGCTGGAAGCCGGGGAGTTTAGCGGGCTGGAGATGCGCGACGGCAGTGACGTGCTGAATATCGCCCATATCGCCGATGCCGCGACGCAGCTGCTGGCGGCAGGCGTGCGTCAGCGGGTGGTGATCCACTGTCCGGAAGGCGCATGGGGCGAAGCGCCGGGTGAGCAAGGTCGCTGGATCCCCTCATGGCTCCTGGAGCAAAAAGACATTGTCGGCAGCGTCGGCGCGGGCGATGCGTTTTGCGCGGGGTTTTTATACGGCTGCCATGAATCGCTCCCGCTCACGGAGAGCATTTATCTTGCACACGCCTGCGCGCGAGCCAGCCTGCTGGCCGCCAACGCGATTGACGGCGCGAAAACGCTGGCCGAGCTGCGGCTGTTTATCAAAGAGAATACTTAG
- a CDS encoding response regulator — MKPAILVVDDDTAVCELLQDVLSEHVFSVLVCHNGQDALRQVQQEPNIALVLLDMMLPDINGLQVLLQLQKQRPALPVIMLTGLGSESDVVVGLEMGADDYIGKPFNPRVVVARVKAVLRRTGVLAAEVPAAPVAGIAFNGWTLDTTRCELSDPQRNPVPLTQGEYGLLLALTQNARRVLSRDQLLELTHSESADVFDRTIDVLIMRLRRKIEANPHQPALIKTIRGLGYVFATDVSHSEKAA, encoded by the coding sequence ATGAAACCGGCGATTCTGGTGGTAGATGACGATACGGCAGTCTGCGAACTGCTTCAGGACGTGCTGAGCGAGCACGTCTTTAGCGTGCTTGTCTGCCATAACGGCCAGGATGCACTGCGGCAGGTACAGCAGGAGCCGAATATTGCGCTGGTACTGCTGGATATGATGCTGCCGGATATCAACGGCTTACAGGTTTTGCTGCAGCTGCAAAAGCAGCGCCCGGCGCTACCGGTGATCATGTTAACCGGGCTGGGCAGTGAGTCAGACGTGGTGGTGGGGCTGGAGATGGGGGCCGACGATTATATTGGCAAACCGTTCAACCCGCGCGTGGTGGTCGCCCGCGTTAAAGCGGTATTGCGCCGTACGGGCGTGCTGGCTGCGGAAGTCCCCGCAGCGCCCGTAGCGGGCATTGCTTTTAACGGATGGACGCTCGATACCACCCGCTGTGAGCTGAGCGATCCGCAGCGTAACCCTGTCCCCTTAACCCAGGGCGAGTACGGCCTGCTGCTGGCGCTTACGCAAAATGCCCGTCGGGTGCTGAGTCGTGACCAGCTGCTTGAGCTGACCCACAGCGAAAGCGCGGACGTGTTCGACCGCACGATTGACGTGTTGATCATGCGCCTGCGCCGGAAGATCGAGGCTAATCCGCATCAGCCTGCGCTCATCAAAACCATCCGGGGGCTGGGTTACGTGTTTGCCACCGATGTTTCCCATAGCGAGAAAGCGGCCTAA